A genomic segment from Juglans regia cultivar Chandler chromosome 14, Walnut 2.0, whole genome shotgun sequence encodes:
- the LOC108989651 gene encoding uncharacterized protein LOC108989651 isoform X2, giving the protein MSSDADRGNVGLRYSPPEGFMDHVTEFLKAAAEMSVEFGKGCRDIVRQSLVKEDSYIGRQLGKGSNFVRRRIGGPCKRGFEKLRMFNGYLPEDKDPLHAWAVVFFVSAIAFAVLNINTQQNTSSIPLTKKVYLHPPSADLIVLPDGRYLAYKEQGVSAERSRFSMIVPHMFLSSRLAGIPGLTASLLEEFGIRLLTYDLPGFGESDPHPKRNLESSARDMLFLANSVGIRDKFWVVGYSSGSMHAWAALRYIPDRLAAMFAPMVNPYDPIMSKEERHRTWDRWMRKRKLMYFLARRFPRLLAYFYRRSFLSGKHDQIDKWLSLSLGKRDRALIEDPLYEQFWQRDVEESIRQGSAKPFVEEAVLQVSNWGFSLADLKLQKKERGKSILNLLKYMLFEEKEEYTGFLGPIHIWQGMDDRVVPPSMTDFVHRVLPGVAVHKLPYEGHFTYIYFCHECHRQIFTTLFGTPQGPLDNTIKLDQTPVEGNFKELEKTEEQAEEVILDQVLLP; this is encoded by the exons ATGTCGTCGGATGCTGATCGCGGAAACGTCGGATTGCGCTACTCCCCGCCGGAGGGATTCATGGATCACGTAACAGAGTTCCTGAAGGCGGCGGCGGAGATGTCCGTGGAGTTCGGGAAGGGATGCAGGGATATAGTGCGGCAGAGTCTAGTGAAAGAGGACTCCTACATCGGTAGGCAGTTGGGGAAGGGCTCGAATTTTGTGAGGAGAAGGATCGGCGGGCCTTGTAAGAGGGGGTTTGAGAAACTGAGGATGTTCAATGGCTACCTCCCGGAGGATAAGGACCCGTTGCACGCCTGGGCGGTGGTGTTCTTCGTCTCGGCGATTGCTTTTGCAG TCCTGAACATAAATACCCAGCAAAATACATCCTCCATCCCATTGACAAAGAAGGTGTATTTACATCCTCCTAGTGCTGACCTCATAGTGCTTCCGGATGGTAGATACCTGGCATACAAAGAGCAGGGTGTTTCAGCTGAACGATCTAGATTCTCTATGATTGTTCCACATATGTTCCTTTCATCTAGGCTTGCAG GAATACCTGGACTTACGGCTTCGCTGCTGGAAGAGTTCGGCATTCGCCTGCTAACATATGATCTTCCTGGCTTTGGCGAGAGTGATCCACATCCGAAGAGGAACCTTGAGTCATCAGCAAGGGACATGCTATTCCTAGCAAATTCTGTTGGCATTCGTGACAAGTTCTGGGTTGTGGGGTACTCTAGTGGAAGCATGCATGCTTGGGCTGCACTCAGATACATTCCTGATAGACTTGCTG CCATGTTTGCTCCGATGGTTAATCCATATGATCCAATCATGAGTAAGGAAGAAAGACATAGAACCTGGGATAGGTGGATGCGAAAGAGGAAATTAATGTACTTTTTAGCCCGGAGGTTTCCTAGACTTCTTGCTTATTTCTACCGCCGAAGCTTCTTGTCTGGAAAGCATGATCAGATTGATAAGTGGCTGTCATTGTCTCTGGGAAAGAGG GATAGAGCTTTGATAGAGGACCCACTATACGAACAATTCTGGCAAAGAGATGTGGAAGAATCAATTCGGCAAGGAAGTGCAAAACCGTTTGTGGAGGAAGCTGTTTTACAAGTCTCAAATTGGGGTTTCAGCCTTGCAGATCTtaaattacaaaagaaagagCGAGGGAAAAGCATCCTCAATTTGCTCAAGTATATGCTCtttgaagaaaaagaggaatatACAGGCTTCCTGGGTCCAATACACATATGGCAG GGGATGGATGATAGGGTGGTCCCACCATCGATGACTGATTTTGTGCACCGGGTTCTACCTGGAGTTGCAGTACATAAGCTCCCATATGAGGGCCATTTTACCTATATCTACTTTTGTCACGAATGCCATAGACAGATATTTACAACACTTTTTGGAACTCCACAAGGCCCACTCGATAATACCATAAAGTTGGATCAAACTCCGGTGGAAGGTAATTTCAAAGAGCTGGAAAAGACTGAGGAGCAGGCCGAGGAGGTTATACTTGATCAGGTGCTCTTGCCATGA
- the LOC108989651 gene encoding uncharacterized protein LOC108989651 isoform X1, which translates to MSSDADRGNVGLRYSPPEGFMDHVTEFLKAAAEMSVEFGKGCRDIVRQSLVKEDSYIGRQLGKGSNFVRRRIGGPCKRGFEKLRMFNGYLPEDKDPLHAWAVVFFVSAIAFAVLNINTQQNTSSIPLTKKVYLHPPSADLIVLPDGRYLAYKEQGVSAERSRFSMIVPHMFLSSRLAGIPGLTASLLEEFGIRLLTYDLPGFGESDPHPKRNLESSARDMLFLANSVGIRDKFWVVGYSSGSMHAWAALRYIPDRLAGAAMFAPMVNPYDPIMSKEERHRTWDRWMRKRKLMYFLARRFPRLLAYFYRRSFLSGKHDQIDKWLSLSLGKRDRALIEDPLYEQFWQRDVEESIRQGSAKPFVEEAVLQVSNWGFSLADLKLQKKERGKSILNLLKYMLFEEKEEYTGFLGPIHIWQGMDDRVVPPSMTDFVHRVLPGVAVHKLPYEGHFTYIYFCHECHRQIFTTLFGTPQGPLDNTIKLDQTPVEGNFKELEKTEEQAEEVILDQVLLP; encoded by the exons ATGTCGTCGGATGCTGATCGCGGAAACGTCGGATTGCGCTACTCCCCGCCGGAGGGATTCATGGATCACGTAACAGAGTTCCTGAAGGCGGCGGCGGAGATGTCCGTGGAGTTCGGGAAGGGATGCAGGGATATAGTGCGGCAGAGTCTAGTGAAAGAGGACTCCTACATCGGTAGGCAGTTGGGGAAGGGCTCGAATTTTGTGAGGAGAAGGATCGGCGGGCCTTGTAAGAGGGGGTTTGAGAAACTGAGGATGTTCAATGGCTACCTCCCGGAGGATAAGGACCCGTTGCACGCCTGGGCGGTGGTGTTCTTCGTCTCGGCGATTGCTTTTGCAG TCCTGAACATAAATACCCAGCAAAATACATCCTCCATCCCATTGACAAAGAAGGTGTATTTACATCCTCCTAGTGCTGACCTCATAGTGCTTCCGGATGGTAGATACCTGGCATACAAAGAGCAGGGTGTTTCAGCTGAACGATCTAGATTCTCTATGATTGTTCCACATATGTTCCTTTCATCTAGGCTTGCAG GAATACCTGGACTTACGGCTTCGCTGCTGGAAGAGTTCGGCATTCGCCTGCTAACATATGATCTTCCTGGCTTTGGCGAGAGTGATCCACATCCGAAGAGGAACCTTGAGTCATCAGCAAGGGACATGCTATTCCTAGCAAATTCTGTTGGCATTCGTGACAAGTTCTGGGTTGTGGGGTACTCTAGTGGAAGCATGCATGCTTGGGCTGCACTCAGATACATTCCTGATAGACTTGCTG GTGCAGCCATGTTTGCTCCGATGGTTAATCCATATGATCCAATCATGAGTAAGGAAGAAAGACATAGAACCTGGGATAGGTGGATGCGAAAGAGGAAATTAATGTACTTTTTAGCCCGGAGGTTTCCTAGACTTCTTGCTTATTTCTACCGCCGAAGCTTCTTGTCTGGAAAGCATGATCAGATTGATAAGTGGCTGTCATTGTCTCTGGGAAAGAGG GATAGAGCTTTGATAGAGGACCCACTATACGAACAATTCTGGCAAAGAGATGTGGAAGAATCAATTCGGCAAGGAAGTGCAAAACCGTTTGTGGAGGAAGCTGTTTTACAAGTCTCAAATTGGGGTTTCAGCCTTGCAGATCTtaaattacaaaagaaagagCGAGGGAAAAGCATCCTCAATTTGCTCAAGTATATGCTCtttgaagaaaaagaggaatatACAGGCTTCCTGGGTCCAATACACATATGGCAG GGGATGGATGATAGGGTGGTCCCACCATCGATGACTGATTTTGTGCACCGGGTTCTACCTGGAGTTGCAGTACATAAGCTCCCATATGAGGGCCATTTTACCTATATCTACTTTTGTCACGAATGCCATAGACAGATATTTACAACACTTTTTGGAACTCCACAAGGCCCACTCGATAATACCATAAAGTTGGATCAAACTCCGGTGGAAGGTAATTTCAAAGAGCTGGAAAAGACTGAGGAGCAGGCCGAGGAGGTTATACTTGATCAGGTGCTCTTGCCATGA